In Vigna radiata var. radiata cultivar VC1973A chromosome 3, Vradiata_ver6, whole genome shotgun sequence, the following proteins share a genomic window:
- the LOC106757193 gene encoding MDIS1-interacting receptor like kinase 1, giving the protein MKKIKNQMKIQLFIFFCYIGCSSYGFSAAVNDEVSTLLSMKACLIDPLNTLRDWKLHDKAPVKDAFHCSWTGIKCNSAGAVEELDLSHKNLSGTVSDVIQRLKSLTSLNLCCNAFSSPLPKSLANLTTLNKLDVSQNFFNGDFPLGLGRAWRLMTLNASSNEFSGSLPEDLGNASSLEMLDLRGSFFEGSIPKSFSNLHKLKFLGLSGNNLTGKIPGELGQLSSLEYMILGYNEFEGVIPEEFGNLTNLKYLDLAVANLGGEIPSVLGKLKLLNTVFFYNNNFEDRIPAAIGNMTSLQLLDLSDNMLSGKIPAEISQLKNLKLLNLMGNQLSGPVPLGFGDLPQLEVLELWNNSLSGPLPSNLGKNSPLQWLDVSSNSFSGEIPETLCSQGNLTKLILFNNAFSGPIPSSLSTCFSLVRVRVHNNFLSGTVPVGLGKLGKLQRLELANNSLSGGIPDDIASSTSLSFIDLSRNKLHSSLPSTVLSIPNLQAFMVSNNNLEGEIPDQFQDCPSLAVLDLSSNHLSGSIPASIASCQKLVNLNLQNNQLTGEIPKSLAKMPSLAMVDLSNNSLTGQIPESFGISPALEALNVSYNKLEGPVPANGILRTVNPNDLVGNVGLCGGVLPPCDQNSAYSSRERSLRTKHMITAWITGISSILVIGIAIVVARSLYIRWYTDGFCFRERFYKGSKGWPWRLMAFQRLGFTSTEILACIKETNVIGMGATGIVYKAEVPQSNTVVAVKKLWRSGTDIEVGSSDDLVGEVNLLGRLRHRNIVRLLGFLHNDIDVMIVYEFMHNGNLGEALHGRQATRLLVDWVSRYNIALGVAQGLAYLHHDCHPPVIHRDIKSNNILLDANLEARIADFGLAKMMIQKNETVSMVAGSYGYIAPEYGYALKVDEKIDVYSYGVVLLELLTGKRPLDPDFGESIDIVEWIRMKIRDNKSLEEALDPSVGNSRHVVEEMLLVLRIAILCTAKLPKDRPTMRDVIMMLGEAKPRRKSSGNDAANNKESPVFSTSPVNGLM; this is encoded by the exons ATGAAGAAGATCAAGAACCAAATGAAAATCCagcttttcatcttcttttgctACATTGGTTGTTCCTCCTATGGTTTTTCTGCTGCTGTAAATGATGAAGTGTCGACTTTGCTTTCCATGAAAGCATGTCTCATTGATCCATTGAACACTCTTCGGGATTGGAAACTGCATGACAAAGCACCGGTAAAGGATGCATTTCATTGTAGCTGGACTGGCATCAAATGCAACTCAGCTGGAGCCGTAGAGGAGCTTGATCTGTCCCACAAGAATCTCAGTGGTACAGTATCCGATGTTATACAGAGACTTAAAAGTCTTACCTCTCTCAACTTGTGTTGCAATGCTTTTTCATCACCATTGCCAAAATCCTTAGCCAATCTCACCACACTTAACAAACTTGATGTCAGCCAAAATTTCTTCAATGGTGACTTTCCATTAGGCCTTGGAAGAGCATGGAGACTGATGACCTTAAATGCATCCAGCAATGAATTCTCAGGTTCTCTTCCTGAGGATCTTGGAAATGCCTCTTCCTTAGAGATGCTTGATCTCAGAGGCAGTTTTTTTGAAGGGTCAATTCCAAAATCGTTCAGTAACTTGCATAAGTTGAAGTTCCTTGGTCTATCAGGGAACAATCTCACTGGTAAAATTCCTGGAGAGCTGGGACAACTTTCATCACTGGAGTATATGATCCTTGGATATAATGAATTTGAAGGTGTCATTCCAGAAGAGTTTGGCAACCTCACCAATCTTAAGTATCTTGATTTAGCAGTGGCCAATCTTGGTGGTGAGATTCCAAGTGTATTGGGAAAGCTCAAGTTATTGAATACGGTTTTCTTTTACAACAACAATTTTGAAGACAGAATTCCAGCAGCAATTGGCAATATGACTTCTTTGCAGTTGCTGGATCTTTCTGATAACATGTTGTCAGGAAAAATTCCGGCTGAAATAAGTCAGCTGAAGAATTTAAAACTTCTGAACTTGATGGGCAACCAGTTGTCTGGTCCTGTGCCTCTTGGCTTTGGAGATTTGCCACAACTGGAGGTACTTGAGCTATGGAACAATTCCTTGTCAGGGCCATTGCCTAGTAACCTTGGCAAGAATTCACCATTGCAATGGTTAGATGTGTCATCCAATTCATTCTCTGGAGAGATTCCAGAAACTCTTTGCAGCCAGGGCAATCTCACCAAACTTATACTATTCAACAATGCTTTCTCTGGTCCAATTCCATCAAGCCTATCAACGTGCTTTTCACTTGTACGTGTTCGAGTTCACAACAATTTTCTTTCTGGGACAGTTCCTGTGGGTCTTGGCAAGCTTGGGAAGCTTCAAAGGTTAGAATTGGCTAACAATAGTCTTTCTGGTGGAATTCCTGATGACATTGCTTCTTCCACATCCCTTTCCTTCATTGATCTCTCAAGAAACAAACTCCATTCTTCTCTTCCCTCCACCGTCCTTTCCATTCCAAACCTGCAAGCTTTCATGGTCTCCAACAACAACTTGGAAGGAGAAATCCCAGACCAATTCCAGGACTGTCCATCACTTGCAGTTCTTGATCTCTCATCAAATCATCTATCTGGAAGCATTCCAGCAAGCATTGCTTCTTGTCAGAAGTTGGTAAATTTGAACCTCCAAAACAACCAATTGACTGGTGAAATCCCAAAATCATTAGCTAAGATGCCTTCATTGGCCATGGTTGACCTTTCCAACAATTCTCTGACAGGCCAAATACCTGAAAGCTTTGGAATTTCTCCAGCTCTTGAAGCACTCAACGTCTCATACAATAAGCTAGAAGGCCCAGTCCCAGCGAACGGAATACTAAGAACTGTAAACCCAAATGACCTTGTCGGCAATGTTGGCCTATGTGGTGGTGTCCTCCCTCCATGTGACCAAAACTCTGCATACTCTTCAAGGGAACGAAGCTTGCGCACAAAGCATATGATTACAGCATGGATCACTGGAATATCATCAATCTTAGTTATTGGGATAGCGATTGTGGTTGCTAGATCTTTGTACATAAGATGGTACACTGATGGGTTTTGCTTCCGAGAAAGATTTTACAAGGGTAGCAAAGGATGGCCCTGGAGATTGATGGCATTTCAGAGGCTTGGTTTTACTAGTACTGAGATTCTAGCTTGCATCAAGGAAACAAATGTGATTGGAATGGGAGCCACTGGGATTGTTTATAAGGCTGAGGTACCGCAATCAAACACAGTTGTGGCAGTGAAAAAATTGTGGAGATCAGGAACTGATATTGAAGTTGGAAGTAGTGATGACCTTGTGGGGGAGGTGAATCTTTTGGGGAGACTAAGGCATAGAAACATTGTTAGACTATTAGGATTTCTTCATAATGACATTGATGTGATGATAGTTTATGAATTCATGCACAATGGCAACCTAGGAGAAGCCTTGCACGGTAGACAAGCAACAAGATTGCTTGTAGACTGGGTTTCACGGTACAACATAGCTCTAGGAGTTGCTCAAGGACTTGCTTATCTTCATCATGACTGTCATCCTCCCGTTATCCATCGAGACATCAAGTCAAACAATATATTGCTTGATGCAAATCTTGAGGCACGGATAGCAGATTTTGGTTTGGCCAAGATGATGATCCAGAAGAATGAAACAGTCTCCATGGTTGCGGGATCTTATGGTTATATTGCCCCTG AATATGGATATGCCTTGAAGGTAGATGAAAAGATTGATGTTTACAGTTATGGAGTAGTTTTGTTGGAGCTTCTCACGGGAAAGAGGCCTTTAGATCCAGACTTTGGAGAGTCAATAGACATTGTAGAGTGGATTAGAATGAAGATTAGAGACAACAAATCACTGGAAGAAGCATTAGACCCCAGTGTAGGAAATAGCAGGCATGTTGTAGAAGAGATGCTTTTAGTTCTAAGAATAGCAATTCTGTGCACTGCCAAGCTCCCCAAGGACAGACCAACCATGAGGGATGTCATTATGATGCTTGGAGAGGCTAAGCCTCGAAGAAAGAGCAGTGGCAATGATGCAGCTAACAACAAAGAGTCACCAGTTTTTAGCACATCACCAGTTAATGGCCTAATGTAG